A genome region from Pseudanabaena sp. Chao 1811 includes the following:
- a CDS encoding DUF5615 family PIN-like protein translates to MTLLFDQNLSRKLVGRLVDLFPNCSHVQFHDLADKTDTEIWEFAKNNGFCIVTQDADFAERSRLYGSPPKVIWLRCGNVPTSQIEKILRSGVEVIQELGNSSNIDCLELY, encoded by the coding sequence ATTTGAGTCGTAAGCTCGTGGGGAGATTGGTTGACCTTTTCCCAAACTGTAGTCATGTTCAGTTTCATGATTTGGCAGATAAAACTGATACGGAGATATGGGAGTTTGCAAAGAATAACGGTTTCTGCATTGTGACTCAAGATGCAGATTTTGCGGAGAGAAGTCGTTTGTATGGTTCTCCTCCCAAGGTGATTTGGTTGCGCTGTGGAAATGTTCCCACAAGCCAGATCGAGAAAATTTTACGTTCTGGAGTAGAAGTAATTCAGGAATTAGGCAATAGTTCAAATATAGATTGCCTTGAGCTTTATTAG
- a CDS encoding KAP family P-loop NTPase fold protein codes for MQIRHTKLEIPPDDPFKNDALGRKDLEPPLTQFITQSSGSFVLALDASWGSGKTTFLEMWQVKLQQEGHACLYLNAWQNDFAQEPLIAIIGELTKAIEDFADQSGETGIDLKKQMDKTRQFAQSLLKRLLPVGIKIATHGLLDIKEAAIEKAIADATSSGGEDLIKNYEKGKSEIKEFRKALGDLANQVASLNPSAKVVIIIDELDRCRPTYAIELLERVKHLFDASGVVFILGIDRSQLNHSIRSLYGSEFDATGYLKRFIDLDYRLPEPQAGDYCDYLFKYFGINELMKMKFNRNSGYELDQLKCSLGALMSAAKMSLRVQEQTISRLRIVIQTIPKHERVYGNVLSLLLFLREWNTNIYADTIEGKIDLDQIIPQIEALPRIKEVSRNFINIGMIEAYFLLILGELDMPHLVQPRLEAYRRLDKSVTTTEVEKAQQVLNTYGSWSNDNFVHHVGFRETVKRIAITNNFVSYKY; via the coding sequence ATGCAGATTCGTCATACTAAGCTAGAGATTCCTCCAGACGATCCATTCAAAAATGATGCATTGGGACGTAAAGATCTAGAACCACCACTCACTCAGTTTATCACGCAATCTTCAGGTTCATTTGTCCTTGCATTGGATGCTTCTTGGGGGTCAGGTAAAACTACATTTCTGGAAATGTGGCAAGTAAAACTTCAACAAGAGGGTCATGCTTGCCTGTATCTCAATGCTTGGCAAAATGATTTTGCTCAAGAACCTTTAATTGCAATTATCGGAGAATTAACGAAAGCAATTGAAGATTTTGCTGATCAATCTGGAGAGACAGGAATTGATCTTAAAAAGCAGATGGATAAGACTCGACAATTTGCTCAGTCATTACTTAAGCGACTGTTACCTGTAGGAATAAAGATCGCCACACATGGACTTTTGGATATTAAGGAAGCTGCTATAGAAAAAGCAATTGCTGATGCCACATCATCTGGTGGGGAAGATCTCATAAAGAACTATGAAAAAGGAAAATCTGAAATTAAAGAGTTTAGAAAAGCTCTTGGCGATCTTGCTAATCAAGTGGCATCTCTAAACCCATCAGCCAAAGTTGTAATCATAATTGACGAATTAGATCGTTGTCGTCCGACATATGCGATCGAACTCTTGGAACGAGTAAAACATCTATTTGATGCGTCTGGTGTAGTTTTCATTCTTGGTATTGACCGCAGTCAACTTAACCACTCAATACGGTCACTTTATGGCTCAGAATTTGATGCAACTGGATATCTAAAACGCTTTATCGATTTAGACTATCGATTACCAGAACCTCAAGCAGGAGATTACTGTGATTACCTTTTTAAATATTTTGGTATTAATGAATTGATGAAAATGAAATTCAATAGGAATTCTGGATATGAACTAGACCAACTAAAATGTAGTTTAGGCGCCTTAATGTCAGCAGCTAAAATGAGCTTAAGAGTGCAGGAACAAACGATATCAAGACTAAGAATAGTGATCCAAACAATCCCTAAACATGAACGAGTCTATGGAAATGTACTAAGTCTGCTTTTGTTCTTAAGAGAGTGGAATACAAATATTTATGCAGATACCATAGAAGGAAAAATAGATCTTGATCAGATTATCCCTCAAATTGAAGCACTACCTAGAATCAAGGAAGTATCTAGAAATTTTATTAACATAGGTATGATTGAGGCATACTTTCTTCTTATTTTAGGTGAATTAGATATGCCTCACCTTGTTCAGCCTCGTTTAGAAGCGTATAGAAGACTTGATAAATCTGTGACGACAACTGAAGTTGAGAAAGCACAACAAGTTCTTAATACCTATGGCAGCTGGTCTAACGATAACTTTGTACACCACGTAGGATTTAGAGAGACTGTAAAGAGAATAGCTATTACAAACAATTTTGTGTCATATAAATACTAA
- a CDS encoding DUF4926 domain-containing protein: MNFPLYSDVILLTTLPEEGVYAGDIGTVVERHDVIGLETGYSVEFFDMLGNTVSVVTLPMSYFRLPTRADRPSVRVMTSAV, from the coding sequence ATGAATTTCCCACTTTATTCTGATGTAATTCTATTAACTACTTTGCCTGAAGAAGGTGTTTATGCTGGGGATATTGGAACGGTGGTAGAACGACATGATGTAATTGGGTTGGAAACTGGTTATAGTGTTGAGTTTTTCGATATGCTAGGTAATACGGTTTCAGTTGTCACTTTGCCGATGAGTTATTTCCGTTTGCCGACTCGTGCGGATAGACCATCAGTTAGGGTTATGACTAGTGCTGTGTAA
- a CDS encoding DUF29 domain-containing protein codes for MEKVANYEQDFLTWTQQQAEYLQKGRWAELDVKNLIEELEALGRSEQKELSSYFQVLVMHLLKCQYQPEKRTPSWNNTLSNCRDKIQDCLEDTPSLQRFLQDSEWIEKYYRRARRDAAKETQKSLQTFPTECPYTIAQILDQEFLA; via the coding sequence ATGGAAAAAGTAGCAAACTATGAACAAGACTTCTTAACATGGACACAGCAACAGGCTGAGTACCTGCAAAAAGGTCGTTGGGCAGAATTGGATGTTAAAAATTTGATCGAGGAATTGGAAGCATTGGGACGTAGCGAACAAAAAGAACTCAGTAGCTATTTTCAGGTGCTTGTAATGCACTTGCTTAAATGCCAGTACCAACCTGAGAAAAGAACACCAAGTTGGAATAACACACTTTCTAATTGTCGAGATAAAATTCAAGACTGTTTGGAAGATACGCCTAGTTTACAAAGATTCCTTCAAGATTCAGAATGGATAGAGAAATACTATCGACGGGCGCGAAGAGATGCGGCAAAGGAAACACAAAAATCTCTACAAACATTTCCGACTGAATGTCCATATACGATCGCCCAAATCCTCGATCAAGAATTTCTCGCATAA
- a CDS encoding DUF1643 domain-containing protein: MKKGAVIDKTGLYRYSLWREWDIEKPKLVFIMLNPSKADADIDDPTLRRCINFANSWGFGSLTVVNLFAYRSAKPSDLRQVNDPVGLQNDRYLKKAIKSADRVVVAWGNNGKLMQRDRLVLDLLSKHNIQPHCLGTTKAGYPRHPLYVMGKKQPYFYR; the protein is encoded by the coding sequence ATGAAAAAAGGTGCGGTCATAGATAAAACGGGACTCTACCGTTATTCGCTATGGCGAGAATGGGATATAGAGAAGCCGAAACTAGTTTTTATTATGCTTAATCCAAGCAAAGCAGATGCAGATATTGATGACCCTACACTGAGGCGATGTATCAATTTTGCAAATTCTTGGGGTTTTGGTTCGCTGACGGTGGTTAATCTATTTGCTTATCGATCAGCGAAACCATCAGATCTTAGACAAGTGAATGATCCTGTGGGATTACAGAACGATCGCTATTTAAAAAAGGCGATTAAGTCAGCCGATCGGGTTGTTGTTGCTTGGGGAAATAATGGGAAGTTAATGCAACGCGATCGCCTTGTTCTGGATTTGCTATCTAAACACAATATTCAACCTCACTGTTTAGGAACTACAAAAGCAGGGTATCCGCGTCATCCACTATACGTTATGGGTAAGAAGCAACCTTATTTTTACAGATAG
- a CDS encoding IS30 family transposase, with the protein MSFTHLSITERSELYKLRVIEQLSMTEIGRRMKRNKSTISRELSRNTDEREIGYLPDTAVALMQARRKQAKVRFQSISDKTIAEVKQRLEQHHSPEQLAGRMEREGLGKISYETIYLMIYANHQEMGIYQQYLRQKQKQRRRKSRNQKRGGIPNRVGIEKRPKIADLKTEIGHWESDTVIGCNHTGIVVTHVDKASKYLLAGLAKNKTMEEINRVTLKLFEPVKSTFQKTMTFDNGREFCGHEKLSERLQIDTFFANPYHSWERGLNEHTNGLIREFYPKSTNFKIVKEDNFQKMVSLINHRPRKSLDYRTPYEVFFASSDTVAFHP; encoded by the coding sequence ATGAGCTTTACTCATCTTAGCATCACAGAAAGAAGTGAACTGTATAAACTGCGAGTAATCGAGCAACTATCGATGACAGAGATTGGTCGTCGGATGAAGCGAAACAAAAGTACGATATCCAGAGAGCTATCGCGGAACACAGATGAGCGCGAGATCGGATATCTGCCAGATACGGCAGTTGCCCTGATGCAGGCAAGACGGAAACAAGCAAAGGTAAGATTCCAGAGCATCAGCGACAAGACGATTGCCGAAGTCAAGCAACGGTTAGAGCAACACCACAGTCCAGAGCAACTGGCAGGGAGGATGGAACGGGAGGGGCTAGGTAAAATCAGCTATGAGACGATTTATCTGATGATCTATGCAAACCATCAAGAGATGGGAATATATCAACAATATCTAAGGCAAAAGCAGAAGCAACGACGGCGCAAAAGTCGCAACCAGAAACGAGGCGGTATCCCTAATCGAGTGGGAATTGAGAAACGTCCGAAGATTGCGGATTTAAAGACAGAGATCGGGCATTGGGAAAGTGATACCGTAATTGGTTGCAACCACACAGGTATCGTAGTTACCCATGTTGATAAAGCATCAAAGTACTTACTTGCTGGACTAGCTAAGAATAAGACAATGGAAGAGATAAATAGAGTGACGCTCAAGCTATTTGAGCCTGTGAAGTCAACGTTCCAAAAGACAATGACCTTTGATAATGGCAGAGAATTCTGTGGACATGAGAAGCTATCTGAAAGGCTGCAAATAGACACTTTCTTTGCAAATCCCTATCATTCATGGGAGCGCGGATTGAATGAACACACGAATGGATTAATTAGAGAGTTCTATCCCAAAAGTACAAACTTCAAAATCGTGAAAGAAGATAACTTTCAGAAAATGGTGAGTTTGATCAACCACAGACCGAGAAAATCTCTTGACTATCGCACTCCTTACGAAGTATTCTTTGCTTCATCAGATACCGTTGCATTTCATCCTTGA
- a CDS encoding DUF2281 domain-containing protein, translated as MTVQDLAIAKIQNLPNELAQEVSDFIDFLMLKQDNQRWQQWTQFSESLTISESDFSDYLKNLEDYEEKLVRGEIQW; from the coding sequence ATGACAGTACAAGACCTAGCGATCGCCAAAATCCAAAATCTTCCCAACGAACTCGCTCAGGAAGTAAGTGACTTTATTGACTTTCTCATGCTCAAGCAAGACAACCAACGCTGGCAGCAATGGACACAATTTAGCGAATCCCTGACCATCAGCGAATCTGACTTTAGCGACTACCTCAAAAATCTAGAAGACTATGAAGAAAAACTAGTACGTGGAGAGATCCAATGGTAA
- a CDS encoding type II toxin-antitoxin system PemK/MazF family toxin, with translation MVTVARGDIVLCDLNPVIGTEQSGIRPVVIVQSDRANRVSPHTIIAPFTTKIRRALLPSHVFVPKGIGGLSQDSVILCEQIRVIDKTRILKAIGQLEEPYIQQLAQALKTILDLQ, from the coding sequence ATGGTAACAGTCGCCAGAGGCGATATCGTCCTATGTGACCTCAATCCCGTAATAGGCACAGAACAATCAGGCATCCGACCTGTCGTTATTGTCCAAAGCGATCGCGCCAACAGAGTTAGCCCCCATACAATCATCGCCCCATTCACAACCAAAATTCGCCGCGCACTTTTGCCCTCTCACGTCTTTGTCCCCAAAGGCATCGGTGGTCTTTCTCAAGACTCAGTAATCCTCTGCGAACAGATTCGAGTAATTGATAAAACTAGAATTCTCAAAGCAATCGGGCAACTAGAAGAACCATATATCCAACAACTAGCCCAAGCCTTAAAAACTATTCTTGATTTGCAATAA
- a CDS encoding XisI protein, producing MDKLENYRLYIQNLLEKHSHFKDQDDVQSELIFDTVRDRYQLMRIGWKGLKRVYHTVLHFDIKDGKIWLQQNTTDIDVGQELLEFGIPKEDIVLGLHPPYKRPYTGYGVA from the coding sequence ATGGATAAACTAGAAAACTACCGTCTATACATTCAAAATCTTCTGGAAAAGCATAGTCATTTTAAAGATCAAGACGATGTACAGAGTGAGTTGATTTTTGACACCGTGCGTGATCGCTATCAACTAATGCGTATTGGCTGGAAAGGCTTGAAGCGTGTCTATCATACTGTTCTGCATTTTGACATCAAAGACGGAAAGATCTGGCTACAGCAAAATACAACTGATATTGACGTAGGACAAGAATTATTAGAATTTGGTATTCCCAAAGAAGACATAGTGCTAGGTTTACATCCTCCCTACAAAAGACCCTATACAGGCTATGGAGTGGCTTAA
- a CDS encoding DUF433 domain-containing protein, with protein MKTTTISRHVTRNPEILSGEPIINGTRTPVRAIVENWRLGVRPEEIPLHLPHLNLAQIFDALSFYLDNQAEINEYIERNHVPDELVHPLIKARLNQK; from the coding sequence ATGAAAACAACAACCATCTCCCGCCATGTCACCCGTAACCCTGAAATCCTCTCAGGCGAACCAATCATCAATGGAACCAGAACACCCGTTAGAGCGATCGTCGAAAACTGGCGCTTAGGAGTTAGACCAGAAGAAATTCCATTACACTTACCACATCTCAATCTCGCGCAAATCTTTGATGCCCTTAGCTTTTACCTAGACAACCAAGCCGAAATCAACGAATACATCGAACGCAACCACGTCCCCGATGAGCTAGTACATCCACTTATCAAAGCTAGACTAAATCAAAAATGA
- the menC gene encoding o-succinylbenzoate synthase, giving the protein MDLTIQSIQFHLYRFAFREPFQTALGILSHREGFVIEIRDRQNRIGLGEAAPLVGFGMESLAETEEVLQGLQRSLINAEIKSLKDIENLLKNCDRTPAAKHGIELALLNLLAQSQELTLSQLLANSCNGTVRAQVPVNAVMGAIAPDLAATKAQAYIEQGYRCLKIKVGTQDFESDWRRVAAVRSQVGNDIQIRIDANQGWSVAEAIANLKRLESLHIEYVEQPVAAADLAGMAEVRRSQSIPIAADESVNTLAQLQRVIQTQAADIIILKPMALGGILTAHHAALIALQSGLDVVVTTTIDGAIARQAAFDLAAALPIQRACGLATAHLLVSQ; this is encoded by the coding sequence GTGGATCTCACAATCCAATCTATTCAATTTCATCTCTATCGTTTTGCCTTTCGCGAACCGTTTCAGACTGCCTTAGGAATACTCTCCCATCGAGAAGGATTTGTAATTGAGATTCGCGATCGCCAAAATCGGATTGGTTTAGGGGAAGCTGCACCACTTGTGGGATTTGGAATGGAATCATTGGCTGAAACAGAAGAAGTCTTACAGGGATTGCAGAGGTCACTTATTAATGCTGAAATTAAAAGCCTAAAAGATATTGAGAACTTACTTAAAAACTGCGATCGCACACCTGCGGCTAAACATGGCATCGAATTAGCTTTACTAAACCTATTAGCCCAATCTCAAGAACTAACTCTTTCCCAATTATTAGCTAATTCATGCAATGGTACAGTTCGCGCTCAAGTCCCTGTGAATGCGGTGATGGGGGCGATCGCCCCTGACCTTGCCGCTACCAAAGCCCAAGCCTATATCGAGCAAGGTTATCGTTGTCTCAAAATTAAAGTCGGTACTCAAGATTTTGAATCGGATTGGCGAAGAGTCGCAGCAGTGCGATCGCAGGTGGGTAATGATATTCAAATTCGGATTGATGCTAATCAGGGCTGGTCTGTGGCTGAGGCGATCGCTAATTTAAAAAGATTAGAATCGCTCCACATCGAATATGTCGAGCAGCCTGTCGCTGCTGCTGATTTAGCGGGTATGGCGGAAGTGCGGCGATCGCAATCAATTCCCATTGCCGCCGATGAATCCGTCAATACTCTCGCTCAACTACAACGAGTGATTCAGACCCAAGCTGCCGATATTATCATTCTCAAACCAATGGCATTAGGCGGTATCCTCACAGCGCATCATGCTGCGTTAATTGCCCTACAATCTGGTTTAGATGTGGTGGTCACGACAACTATTGATGGGGCGATCGCAAGACAAGCTGCCTTTGATTTAGCGGCAGCTCTTCCAATTCAGAGAGCTTGTGGTTTAGCCACAGCACATTTACTTGTATCGCAATGA
- a CDS encoding ATP-binding response regulator, with amino-acid sequence MSDQLHKSSSLILIVDDVPANLDVLSETLSAEGYEVAIATSGERALLQISRILPDLILLDIQMPDMNGFSVCQNLKADPQTCHIPIIFMTALTDLESKMKGFDLGALDYVTKPFQAREVLARIRTHLQLNKLTQHLEQEVAAQIVSLKEAKEEAERANVAKSYFLANMSHELRTPLNAILGITEGLQDEIFGGMNEQQIKALQIVESSASHLLSLITDILDVAKIESGQINLDYSNVSVDQLCQASLALIQEQAQKKGIQLLNELPINLPDIRVDKRRFSQALINLLKNAVKFTPQGGSISLTVKFPILKQEWKGQKTYLRFEITDTGIGIAPEDIDKLFQSFRQLDCDLNRQYEGIGLGLTFVKRIVELHGGDVGVTSQIGVGSCFMIDLPCTETVDLPPEVGSGLVDNSGLKQDLYVKPTPTLETSP; translated from the coding sequence ATGTCTGACCAACTGCATAAATCATCTAGTCTAATTCTCATTGTCGATGATGTACCTGCTAATCTCGATGTGCTTTCGGAAACGCTGAGTGCAGAGGGCTATGAAGTGGCGATCGCAACTAGTGGAGAACGTGCATTATTGCAAATATCGCGGATATTACCCGATCTAATTTTGTTAGACATCCAAATGCCTGATATGAATGGTTTTAGCGTTTGTCAAAACTTGAAGGCAGATCCGCAAACTTGTCACATTCCGATCATCTTTATGACTGCTTTAACAGATTTAGAGAGCAAAATGAAGGGGTTTGATCTAGGGGCATTGGATTATGTGACTAAACCATTCCAAGCTCGTGAAGTACTGGCAAGAATTAGAACTCATTTGCAACTAAATAAGCTCACTCAACATTTAGAACAGGAAGTTGCTGCTCAGATTGTTTCTTTGAAGGAGGCAAAGGAAGAAGCTGAGAGGGCAAATGTTGCCAAAAGTTACTTTCTAGCAAATATGAGTCATGAACTGCGTACACCGCTCAATGCTATTTTAGGAATTACTGAAGGATTGCAAGATGAAATTTTTGGAGGGATGAATGAACAACAAATTAAAGCTTTACAAATTGTAGAAAGTAGTGCTTCTCATTTACTATCTTTGATTACGGATATTCTAGATGTTGCTAAAATTGAATCAGGTCAAATCAATCTGGATTATAGTAACGTCAGTGTTGACCAACTTTGCCAAGCTAGTTTAGCTTTGATTCAAGAACAAGCCCAGAAAAAAGGAATTCAACTGCTCAATGAATTGCCAATCAACTTGCCTGACATCAGGGTAGATAAGAGACGGTTCAGCCAAGCATTAATCAACTTATTGAAAAATGCAGTCAAGTTTACACCTCAAGGCGGTAGCATTTCTTTAACGGTGAAATTTCCAATTTTGAAGCAAGAATGGAAGGGGCAAAAAACTTATCTTCGTTTTGAAATCACTGATACAGGGATTGGGATCGCTCCTGAGGATATTGACAAGCTATTTCAATCTTTTAGGCAGCTTGATTGCGATCTTAATCGTCAATATGAAGGAATCGGTTTAGGGCTTACTTTTGTAAAACGCATAGTCGAACTACATGGTGGTGATGTGGGAGTAACTAGCCAAATTGGAGTTGGTAGTTGCTTTATGATCGATCTACCCTGTACAGAAACTGTAGATCTCCCACCTGAAGTAGGATCGGGTTTAGTTGATAATTCTGGGCTAAAACAAGATCTATATGTAAAACCCACCCCTACTTTAGAAACTTCCCCGTAA
- a CDS encoding ATP-binding protein translates to MKIKGKIICGYVLALGIAFIGSVGGLLIGNYYQHKALKAQQNAFRERKLLSTLQVDILYNRPAKQLTPLIKNPQAFRQESLKLVERINKIQSLVTNHNQSGQLSTLEGLQTLLQDYEVTVKEFSKTTKNFIEESDAIFSSEPIDRQKLQTLVVNLVQSKEFVKFIEFPDRLRTFYEESEKLENIAELSLINAEKLRTHIIIGSLCISLIIAVFIALYISQTIARPIQTLNKVALQVTSESNFNLQAPVETNDEVGLLASSLNQMIYYVQDLLQAQQNYTDKIQEAKDIADAANHAKSEFLANMSHELRTPLNGILGYTQILSRSKGLSEKEQHGIHIIHQCGTHLLTLINDVLDLSKIEARKLDLEIEVIHLPSFLQDVAEICRVRADKKNIQFIYEVDENLPTAILADEKRLRQVLLNLLNNAIKFTEHNGNVTFIAKPTVTTSTPFLTSTRILFQVIDTGVGIAPKDLENIFQSFEQVGDKKRYIEGTGLGLAISQKIVQIMGSQIQVESELGVGSTFSFESEFALSGNWTQTILSELNQQITGYDGASRKILVVDDRWENRSVLVDLLEAVGFQVIEAENGQQALEQLRLQPIDLVITDIVMPVMDGFEFLQILRNEESTKSLLVIVSSASVSNIDRQKSLNMGGNDFLPKPVNAEELFMLIAKHLQLSWQYTQTQPLPSLTSANQEQDIEIVAPPPEYLRQLLDLTQKGLLMKLVQIAEQINQQSDRYLPFTMKIIQMAKQFQIEELEALMMQYLQFEKH, encoded by the coding sequence ATGAAAATCAAAGGTAAAATAATTTGTGGCTATGTACTTGCATTAGGAATAGCTTTTATCGGTTCTGTCGGGGGGTTACTTATAGGAAACTACTATCAACACAAAGCCTTAAAAGCACAACAAAATGCTTTTAGAGAACGAAAATTGCTAAGTACATTGCAGGTTGATATTTTATATAATCGCCCTGCAAAACAACTAACACCACTGATTAAAAATCCACAGGCTTTTCGGCAAGAAAGCTTGAAACTAGTAGAACGCATTAACAAAATACAGTCACTGGTAACTAATCATAATCAATCTGGACAATTATCTACTCTTGAAGGATTACAAACACTCTTACAGGACTATGAAGTAACTGTTAAAGAATTCTCGAAGACTACTAAAAATTTTATTGAAGAGAGTGATGCCATTTTCAGTAGTGAGCCAATCGATCGTCAAAAACTACAAACACTAGTTGTCAATTTAGTTCAAAGCAAAGAATTTGTTAAGTTTATTGAGTTTCCCGATCGCCTCAGAACATTTTATGAGGAATCGGAAAAATTAGAAAATATAGCTGAACTGAGCTTAATTAATGCCGAAAAGCTCCGTACCCACATAATTATTGGAAGTCTATGTATCTCACTGATAATTGCTGTTTTTATTGCTCTGTATATCAGTCAGACGATCGCGCGTCCGATTCAAACTTTAAATAAAGTAGCTTTGCAAGTTACCAGTGAATCAAATTTTAATCTTCAGGCTCCTGTGGAAACTAATGATGAGGTTGGCTTACTAGCTTCTTCTCTCAATCAGATGATTTATTATGTGCAGGATCTTCTGCAAGCACAACAAAACTATACAGACAAGATTCAAGAAGCTAAAGACATCGCTGATGCTGCAAACCATGCTAAGAGTGAGTTTCTCGCTAACATGAGTCATGAATTGCGTACTCCCCTCAATGGAATTCTCGGCTATACCCAGATACTCAGTCGTTCTAAAGGTCTATCTGAGAAAGAACAGCATGGGATCCATATCATTCATCAATGTGGCACACATTTACTTACCTTAATTAATGATGTTCTCGATCTATCAAAAATTGAAGCTCGCAAGCTGGATCTAGAGATTGAGGTGATTCATTTACCTTCTTTTTTGCAAGATGTAGCCGAAATCTGTCGCGTTAGGGCTGACAAAAAGAATATCCAGTTTATTTATGAAGTGGATGAAAATCTACCCACAGCCATTTTGGCTGACGAAAAACGTCTGCGCCAGGTGTTGCTCAATCTTCTAAATAATGCGATTAAGTTTACTGAGCACAATGGTAACGTTACCTTTATTGCGAAACCTACTGTAACTACATCTACTCCGTTTTTAACATCTACGCGCATTCTTTTTCAAGTTATAGATACAGGCGTTGGTATAGCCCCTAAGGATCTAGAGAATATTTTCCAATCGTTTGAACAAGTCGGCGACAAAAAACGCTATATCGAAGGCACAGGGTTAGGCTTAGCGATTAGCCAAAAAATTGTGCAAATCATGGGGAGCCAAATTCAAGTTGAGAGTGAACTAGGAGTAGGCAGCACCTTTAGTTTTGAGAGTGAGTTTGCGCTGTCTGGCAACTGGACTCAAACTATTTTGAGCGAACTTAACCAGCAAATAACTGGGTATGATGGCGCATCCCGTAAAATTCTAGTTGTTGATGATCGCTGGGAAAATCGCTCAGTATTAGTTGATTTATTGGAAGCTGTTGGCTTTCAAGTGATAGAAGCGGAAAATGGACAACAGGCTTTAGAGCAGTTGCGACTACAGCCTATTGATCTGGTGATCACCGATATTGTCATGCCTGTGATGGATGGTTTTGAGTTCTTGCAGATATTACGCAATGAAGAGTCTACGAAATCATTGCTTGTAATCGTTTCATCGGCATCTGTATCTAACATAGATCGCCAAAAAAGCTTAAATATGGGTGGTAATGACTTCTTGCCTAAGCCTGTCAATGCGGAGGAGTTATTTATGCTCATTGCCAAACACCTCCAATTGTCATGGCAATATACTCAAACACAGCCATTACCCTCACTGACATCAGCCAATCAGGAGCAAGATATTGAGATAGTCGCTCCTCCTCCAGAGTATTTGCGCCAACTTTTGGATTTAACCCAGAAGGGACTACTAATGAAATTAGTGCAAATTGCGGAACAGATAAACCAACAGAGCGATCGCTATTTGCCTTTTACGATGAAGATCATCCAGATGGCAAAACAGTTTCAAATTGAAGAACTTGAAGCGCTAATGATGCAATATTTGCAGTTTGAGAAGCATTAG